TGCGACGGATGGCGACTCGGCTAATCCGGACTCAGACCCGGCGGCCGCTGGTGCAGCGGCATGACGTGAACGAGCGCGGGGTCCAGGCGCAGTGCCAGCCGGTCGCCGTTGCCGATGCGCCGGCGCTGCGGCCCGGCCAGCGTGATGCGCAGGCTGATCTGCGGATTGCGCTCCAGCGTCAGCGACGCCAGCGTGATCTCGCCGAGGTGCCGGGCTTCGCGCACCGTCGCCTCCAGTTCCTGCCCGCTGCCGTCAGCGCCGAGCAGGATGCCGTCACCCGGTACGACCCAGTTCACCGGCTGGCCCGGCTTGATCTTTCCCTTGTCGCGCACCTCGAGCAGCATGTCGCCGCTCTCTTCGCCCGCCGCCGACACCCATTTCAGCAGGCCCCAGCCCTCCCTGTCCGACGGCCCCACCCAGACCCCCTGGAAACGGTTGTGCATGCCCACGAGGTCGGCCACGCGCGCGTTGCGCGGTGCGCGGTGGATGTGTTCGGGCGGCCCTTCCTGCAGCACGGTACCGGCGTCCATCACCACCAGACGGTCGGCCAGCAGACGCGCTTCGTTGAGGTCGTGCGTCACCAGCAGGATGGGGATGTCGAGATCGCTGCGCAGATCGGCCAGCAAGCGGTAGAGCCCCTGCCGGCTCATCTGGTCGACTGCGGAGAACGGCTCGTCGAGCAGCAGCAGCTTCGGTTCGCGGGCGAGCGCGCGCGCCACCGCGACGCGCTGCTGCTGGCCGCCGGACAAGACGGCGGGTCGCCGTTGCTGCTGTTCGTGCGACAGATGGACGTGGTCGAGCCAGCGCCGCGCCTGCGCCGCGCGCTCGCCTGGCGACAGGTGCAGCATGGCCAGCGCGACGTTGTCGAGCGCACTGAGGTGCGGCATCAGTGCGTAGTTCTGGAACACCAACCCGACGTGGCGACGCTGCGGAGGCAGAAAGACGCCCTGCTCACTGTCGCACCACAGCTGCGTGCCGACCTCGATACGGCCGCGCTGCGGCCGCATCAGTCCGGCCAGCACGCGCAGCATCGACGTCTTGCCGGCACCCGACGGGCCGACCAGCGCCAGCAGCTCGCCTGCCGCGCAGTCGAAGCGGCCGTGCAGCGGCATCGGCTCGGTCTGGGCGATATCGACCCGCAGCGCACGGGCAGCGCGTTGTTCGCCGTTCATCGCCGGGCCGCCAGTCTGGCCGACGCGAAAAAGGACGCTGCGACCGCGCCGAGCGACAGCGCCAGCAGCAACAGCGCCATGCGGTCGGCACCGGCAAGATCGAAGGACTGCACGCGGTCGTAGATCGCGATCGCCACCGTCTTGGTTTCGCCGGGAATGCTGCCGCCCATCATCAGCACCACGCCGAATTCGCCCAGCGTGTGCACGAAGGTGAGCACCATGGCGGACAGGATGCCCGGCCAGGCCAGCGGCAGTTCGACCCGCCAGAAGGTCTGCCAGCCACTCAGCCCGCAGACCGCCGCGGCTTCGGCAAGGTTTTCCGGTATCGCTTCGAAGGCACGCTACACCGGCTGCACGATGAATGGAATGTTGAACACCAGCGAGGCGATCAGCAGGCCGGCGAAATTGAAGGTCATCCGGATGTCGAAGGTTTCGAGCATCCAGGCGCCGAGTGGCGAACCGGCACCCAGCGACACCAGCAGGTAGTAGCCCAGCACCGTCGGCGGCAGCACCAGCGGCAGCACGACGAAAGCCTCGATCCAGGCCTTGCCGGAAAAGCGCGTGCGCGCCAGCCAGCGCGCGCCGAGCACGCCGGGCGGCAGCAGCACGAGCAGCGTCACCACCGCCAGTTCGATCGACAGCGAGAATGCCTGCCAGTCCATGACCTGTCCTTCTTTCCGTACGTCGGCGCCGAAGCGTCGCTCACTCGTCGGGCATCGCGAAGCCGTGGCGACGCATGATGTCCTGCGCCGACGGCGTGGCGAGATAGTCGTAGAAGGCTCGCGCGGCAGGCGGCGCGCCACGCAGCAACACCATGCGTTGCGCCAGCCGGCGGTGCCAGCTTTCGGGGATCAGCGCGAACTCGCCGAGCGCGCTCACCTGCGGCGCCTTCGCCAGCGACAGCGCGATGATGCCGCCTTGGGTCGCGCCCGAGGTCGCGAACTGCGCCGCCTGCGAAATGTTCTCGCCCAGCACCAGCCGCGGTTCGATGTCGGCCCACACGCCGGCGTGCTGCAGCGCCTCCTTTGCCCGGGCGCCGTAGGGCGCGTGTTCCGGGTTGGCGATGGCGAACTTCTTCAGCCGCCCGTCGCGCAGGGCCTGCGCCAGATCCCGCAGTTCGCCGTCGGCTTTCAGCGGCGAGCCGCGCGGCACCATCAGACCGATGCGGCCGTAGGCATAGAGCCGGCCGCGGTCCTGCGTCAGCCCCTGGTCGGCCAGCCGGAACACGAAATCCTCGTCGGCCGACATGAACAGATGGAAGGGCGCGCCCTGCCGGATCTGCGAGAAGAAATTGCCGGACGAACCGAAAACCAGCCGCATACGCTGGCCGGTTTCGCGTTCGAAGCGGGCCGCCACCTCCTCCAGCGCGAACTTCAGGTCGGACGCCGCGGCAACCGTCGGCGGCTCGGCGCCCCGCACCGGAAGCGTCAGCGAAAACGCGAGTGCACACAGCAGCAGGATGCGTTGGATCAGGCAGACAGCTCTCATGATGGGCACGCCTCAGGGCGATTCGATATATATCCGTATGGATATCGCCCAATGAGTATAACGAGTATCGTGCTCAGTGCATTTCCTTTCGTCTTCGATCCGCGATGAACACCAAGACAGCCCCCGCCAGCCTCGAACACAGCACCCGGTTTCGCGTGCAGATCAAGCATGCGGTGGCGATCGGTCCGGGCAAGGCCGACGTACTCGAAGGCATCGCGGCGACCGGATCGCTCGCCGAAACCGGTCGCCGGCTGGGCATGAGCTATCAGCGCATCTGGTCGCTGGTCGACGCGATGAACAAGGACTTCGTCGAACCGCTGGTGACCAAGCAGCGCGGCGGCTCGGCCGGCGGCGGCGCCCGGCTGACCGCCACCGGAGAGCAGGTGCTGGCGCTCTACCGGGCGATCGAGGAGGACGCGCGCGTCGCCGCCTCGCGCCGCCTGCCCGAACTGCTGGCACTGATCCGGCCCGAGCCTGAGTCGGGCTCCGTTTGAGAGCTCTTCCGGCCTGCATCGAAGCCTGCGAACTGCAGCGGCCCCATCGCGGCCAGGGCCGCTCCCACGGGAATCGCGCCTGATTCGAGGCCGGAGCCCGAGCGGGGATTCTGTGGGAGGGGTCTCGACCCCGACAGCAGCCTGAAGCGAAGCCTGCGGACTGCAGCGGCCCCATCGCGGCCAGGCCGCTCCCACGGGAATCGCGCCTGATTCGAGGCCGGAGCCCGAGCTGGGGTTCTGTTGGAGGGGTCTCGACCCCGACAGCAGCCTGAAGCGAAGCCTGCGAACTGCAGCGGCCCTGTCGCGGCCAGGGCCGCACGGTCGAATGAGGACCCGTCGCCGGGACTACCGGGCGGTATCCGCGAGGCCGTCGAGTATCGGGCAGTCCGGTCGGCCGTCGCCGTGGCAGCAGCTGGCGAGTTGCGCCAGCGTGCGCTTCATCGCCGTCATCTCGTCGATGCGCCGGTCGAGGTCGGCGATATGCGCCTCGGCGATGCGCTTCACGTCGCCGCTGGCGCGGTCCGGCTTCTGCCACAGGGCCAGCAGATCGGCGATTTCCGCCATCGAGAAACCGAGGTCGCGCGCGCGGCGAATGAAGCGCAGCGTATGCACCTCGCGCTCGCCGTACTGCCGGTAGCCGGCGTCGGTCCGCGCCACCGCCGGCAGCAGGCCCAGCGACTCGTAATGCCGCACCATCTTGGCCGACACGCCGGAGCGTGCCGCCGCCTCACCGATGTTCATCGCGCATCTCCCTCGGGTTTCCAGCGCCGCAGCAGCAGCGCGTTGCTGACCACGCTGAAGCTGGAGAAAGCCATCGCCGCGCCGGCGATCACCGGGTTCAGCATGCCGGCGGCGGCCAGCGGTATGCCCACCACGTTGTAGGCGAAGGCCCAGAACAGGTTCTGCCGGATCTTCGTCCAAGTGCGCCGCGAAATATCGAGCGCGTCGGCCACGCGCGCCGGGTCGCCCTGCATCAGCGTGAGGCCGGCGGCGTGCATCGCCACGTCGGTGCCGGTGGACATGGCGATGCCGACATCGGCCGCGGCCAGTGCCGGCGCGTCGTTGATGCCGTCGCCCACCATGGCCACCACCGCCCCGCGCTGCTTCAGTTCGGCCACGACTTCGGCCTTGTGCTCCGGCAGCACTTCGGCGCGCACGTCGGACATGCCCAGTTGCGCAGCCACC
The window above is part of the Methyloversatilis discipulorum genome. Proteins encoded here:
- a CDS encoding winged helix-turn-helix domain-containing protein, whose product is MNTKTAPASLEHSTRFRVQIKHAVAIGPGKADVLEGIAATGSLAETGRRLGMSYQRIWSLVDAMNKDFVEPLVTKQRGGSAGGGARLTATGEQVLALYRAIEEDARVAASRRLPELLALIRPEPESGSV
- a CDS encoding ABC transporter ATP-binding protein, with product MNGEQRAARALRVDIAQTEPMPLHGRFDCAAGELLALVGPSGAGKTSMLRVLAGLMRPQRGRIEVGTQLWCDSEQGVFLPPQRRHVGLVFQNYALMPHLSALDNVALAMLHLSPGERAAQARRWLDHVHLSHEQQQRRPAVLSGGQQQRVAVARALAREPKLLLLDEPFSAVDQMSRQGLYRLLADLRSDLDIPILLVTHDLNEARLLADRLVVMDAGTVLQEGPPEHIHRAPRNARVADLVGMHNRFQGVWVGPSDREGWGLLKWVSAAGEESGDMLLEVRDKGKIKPGQPVNWVVPGDGILLGADGSGQELEATVREARHLGEITLASLTLERNPQISLRITLAGPQRRRIGNGDRLALRLDPALVHVMPLHQRPPGLSPD
- a CDS encoding molybdate ABC transporter permease subunit, whose amino-acid sequence is MPENLAEAAAVCGLSGWQTFWRVELPLAWPGILSAMVLTFVHTLGEFGVVLMMGGSIPGETKTVAIAIYDRVQSFDLAGADRMALLLLALSLGAVAASFFASARLAARR
- the cueR gene encoding Cu(I)-responsive transcriptional regulator; the encoded protein is MNIGEAAARSGVSAKMVRHYESLGLLPAVARTDAGYRQYGEREVHTLRFIRRARDLGFSMAEIADLLALWQKPDRASGDVKRIAEAHIADLDRRIDEMTAMKRTLAQLASCCHGDGRPDCPILDGLADTAR
- the modA gene encoding molybdate ABC transporter substrate-binding protein, which gives rise to MRAVCLIQRILLLCALAFSLTLPVRGAEPPTVAAASDLKFALEEVAARFERETGQRMRLVFGSSGNFFSQIRQGAPFHLFMSADEDFVFRLADQGLTQDRGRLYAYGRIGLMVPRGSPLKADGELRDLAQALRDGRLKKFAIANPEHAPYGARAKEALQHAGVWADIEPRLVLGENISQAAQFATSGATQGGIIALSLAKAPQVSALGEFALIPESWHRRLAQRMVLLRGAPPAARAFYDYLATPSAQDIMRRHGFAMPDE